A stretch of Brassica napus cultivar Da-Ae chromosome C6, Da-Ae, whole genome shotgun sequence DNA encodes these proteins:
- the LOC125589187 gene encoding uncharacterized protein LOC125589187, whose product MLRLGILYWKDCILRGFRCSAKLGSAALLLIMWSCFLSLTSLSCLLYVLLSMGAAAAVVVNLGCTPGLFIVGLFGILILWMYANFWITGTLFIVGGYLFSLNHARLVVLMAAGYAMYCVKVRLGWLGVLLSMNLAFLSNDVLNCLLQWCDNLSEKPQPEEPKKSEETIIEEDYPGEFEYPSVPVEEEEEETEKKVHENKSSAEPTAPTTTVVNTVKEITSVKMVKVDTSSSADEMKRILKSVNHYEALGFSRHKKIDDAVLKKEYRKKAMLVHPDKNMGSPLASESFKKLQCAYEVLSDIVKKRDYDEQLRKEESRTRSVCQTSHASSHQSGAGYRAEESRRIHCTKCGNSHIWVCTSRTKAKARWCKDCGQYHQAKDGDGWVELKGTLPFERAHKIEIPRAFVCAESKIFDVSEWAICQGMACRPNTHRPSFHVNMVGLEKTTQRSNSSRFPWDLDVEMMDEDEEEFELWLQQALASGLFCETSKRRKSWSPFKLSQMKSKKQWRRTST is encoded by the exons ATGCTTCGTCTGGGGATTCTTTACTGGAAAGATTGTATCTTGAGGGGTTTCCGATGCAGTGCTAAGTTGGGCTCAGCTGCTTTGCTTCTGATCATGTGGAGTTGCTTCCTTAGCTTGACTTCCTTGTCTTGCTTGCTCTATGTTCTCCTCAGTATG GGAGCAGCTGCAGCTGTTGTTGTGAACTTGGGTTGCACTCCTGGGCTCTTTATTGTAGGACTGTTTGGTATTTTGATATTATGGATGTATGCAAACTTTTGGATCACCGGAACATTGTTCATAGTTGGAG gcTATTTATTCTCCTTAAACCATGCCCGTCTGGTGGTTCTAATGGCTGCTGGATATGCGATGTACTGTGTCAAAGTCAGACTCGGATGGCTTGGAGTTCTGCTCTCAATGAATCTTGCCTTCTTGTCCAACGATGTATTAAACTGTCTTCTTCAATGGTGTGACAATCTAAGCGAAAAGCCACAACCTGAGGAGCCAAAGAAGTCTGAAGAAACGATTATAGAAGAAGACTATCCAGGGGAATTTGAGTATCCTTCAGTTCctgtcgaagaagaagaagaagagacagaGAAAAAGGTTCACGAGAATAAGTCATCAGCTGAACCAACTGCTCCTACTACAACTGTTGTTAACACCGTGAAGGAGATTACTAGTGTTAAGATGGTCAAAGTGGATACAAGTTCGTCAGCTGATGAAATGAAGAGGATACTGAAGAGCGTGAATCATTATGAAGCGTTGGGGTTTTCAAGGCATAAGAAGATTGATGACGCTGTGCTTAAGAAAGAGTATAGAAAGAAG GCAATGTTGGTTCATCCTGATAAAAATATGGGAAGTCCTTTGGCTAGTGAATCATTCAAGAAGCTTCAATGTGCTTACGAG GTTCTTTCTGATATTGTAAAGAAGAGAGATTACGATGAGCAATTAAGAAAAGAAGAGTCTAGGACCAGGAGTGTTTGTCAGACATCTCATGCTTCTTCACATCAG AGTGGTGCTGGTTATAGAGCAGAAGAGTCGAGACGGATACATTGTACAAAATGTGGCAATTCACACATATGGGTATGCACCAGTAGGACTAAAGCAAAGGCAAGATGGTGCAAG GATTGTGGTCAATATCATCAAGCCAAAGATGGAGATGGGTGGGTTGAACTCAAAGGGACATTACCCTTTGAGAGAGCACATAAG ATTGAGATACCACGCGCTTTTGTTTGTGCGGAGAGCAAGATCTTTGACGTCTCAGAGTGGGCCATATGTCAG GGAATGGCGTGTAGACCAAACACGCATAGGCCAAGCTTTCATGTGAACATGGTTGGGTTAGAGAAGACAACGCAGAGGTCAAACTCGAGTAGGTTCCCATGGGATCTAGACGTGGAGATGATGGATGAGGACGAAGAGGAGTTTGAGCTGTGGCTTCAACAAGCTCTTGCTTCTGGTCTGTTTTGCGAGACCTCAAAACGCAGGAAAAGCTGGAGCCCTTTCAAGTTGAGCCAGATGAAAAGCAAGAAACAGTGGCGAAGGACATCCACTTGA